In Oceanobacillus sp. FSL K6-2867, one DNA window encodes the following:
- a CDS encoding NADPH-dependent FMN reductase encodes MKIVVLSGSKVGSKTKTAMNYTVKSLNETHPEADVTLIDLADYDMQFSDGRNFLEYEGDTKFVAQTIMEADIIMIGTPIFQASIPGPLKNIFDLLPINAFQDKVVSIVVTAGSSKHYLIAEQQLKPILAYMQAQIVQKYVFMEEKDFYRNEITSDDVLFRIDRLVEDTMLLAETYRKIREVKEAAYGF; translated from the coding sequence GTGAAGATTGTTGTATTATCCGGCTCAAAAGTTGGTTCAAAAACCAAAACGGCGATGAATTACACTGTAAAGTCGTTAAACGAAACACATCCAGAGGCGGATGTAACACTTATTGATTTAGCTGATTATGATATGCAGTTCAGTGATGGACGCAATTTTTTAGAATATGAAGGGGACACAAAGTTTGTAGCACAAACAATTATGGAAGCCGATATTATCATGATTGGAACTCCAATCTTCCAAGCTTCTATTCCAGGTCCATTAAAAAATATTTTTGACTTACTTCCAATAAACGCATTTCAAGATAAAGTTGTAAGTATAGTCGTTACGGCTGGTTCATCCAAACACTATCTAATTGCAGAACAGCAATTAAAACCGATACTCGCATATATGCAAGCTCAAATTGTCCAAAAGTACGTATTTATGGAAGAGAAGGATTTTTACCGTAATGAAATAACGAGTGATGATGTGTTATTTCGAATTGATCGATTAGTTGAAGATACGATGTTATTAGCAGAAACATATCGAAAAATTCGTGAAGTGAAAGAAGCAGCTTATGGATTTTAA
- a CDS encoding LLM class flavin-dependent oxidoreductase has translation MENYRIDPSKGLEFGLYTLGDHISDPHTGKRITAEQRIHEIIELARLAEQAGIDFFSVGESHQEYFTTQAHSVVLAAIAQATSKIKIASSSTIISTLDPVRVYEDFATIDLISKGRAEIIAGRASRVGLFDLLGYNLRDYEELYEEKFELLLEINKKESVNWSGQFRAPLNNAKVIPRPKEGSLPIWRAVGGAPASAIKAGYAGVPMFLAMLGGPATSFKRSIDAFREAASQSGYDPAELPISTAGFFYAGETTQQAQKEYYPYINEGMKLTNGRGYPKQHFAQGADPRDVMNIGSPQQIIEKILYQHEVFGHQRYIGQMDFGGVPFDKLKKNIELIGTEILPAIKKHTAKK, from the coding sequence GAATTTGGACTATACACGTTAGGCGATCATATTTCAGACCCACATACAGGAAAGCGAATTACAGCTGAACAGCGAATTCATGAAATTATTGAATTAGCAAGACTTGCAGAGCAGGCAGGTATTGATTTTTTTAGTGTAGGTGAAAGCCACCAGGAGTATTTTACAACACAGGCACATTCTGTTGTATTAGCTGCCATTGCCCAAGCAACGAGTAAGATTAAAATTGCTAGTTCCTCTACAATAATTAGCACGTTGGATCCAGTCCGTGTTTATGAAGACTTTGCTACAATTGATTTAATTTCAAAAGGCAGAGCAGAAATTATAGCAGGGCGAGCTTCAAGAGTAGGACTCTTTGATTTATTAGGCTACAACCTTCGTGATTATGAGGAATTGTATGAAGAAAAGTTTGAATTGTTGCTTGAAATCAATAAAAAAGAGTCTGTTAATTGGAGCGGACAATTCCGTGCTCCCCTGAATAATGCAAAAGTAATTCCACGTCCGAAAGAAGGCTCCCTGCCAATTTGGCGTGCAGTAGGCGGTGCGCCTGCCAGTGCCATTAAAGCAGGCTATGCTGGGGTCCCAATGTTTCTTGCCATGCTGGGTGGACCAGCGACAAGCTTCAAACGATCGATTGATGCATTTCGTGAAGCAGCGAGTCAAAGCGGGTATGATCCAGCAGAGCTTCCGATATCAACAGCAGGATTTTTCTATGCTGGCGAAACAACGCAGCAGGCACAGAAAGAATATTATCCTTATATAAATGAAGGAATGAAGCTAACGAATGGGCGAGGCTATCCGAAGCAGCATTTTGCTCAAGGTGCAGATCCTAGAGATGTTATGAATATTGGAAGTCCACAGCAAATCATAGAAAAAATTTTATACCAGCATGAAGTGTTTGGCCACCAGCGTTATATCGGACAAATGGATTTCGGTGGCGTGCCTTTTGATAAATTAAAGAAAAACATCGAACTAATTGGCACAGAAATTTTGCCTGCAATTAAAAAGCATACAGCAAAGAAATAA
- a CDS encoding AEC family transporter, with amino-acid sequence MLIFIILDVILPILILMIVGAFIQRKFQFNLKQLSTLLTFCFMPAAVFVNIHNISIEIDLVLQIIYYLMLYSFSLMIVSHFISKILKLEKGESAALKNSISLMNSGNYGLPVSQLIFSHNPVGVSIQIFILIFQNLLTYSYGIYNLLSATKTIRGIIQSFLRLPVFHALLLGVLFQSFTIQIPNPILIPLNQLANGFVAIALLLLGAQLSSIKLRFFHRVITWSLLGRLLMGPLLALIMIYLLNIDGIVAQSLFIASSFPTSRNTSTIAMEYQIEPELHAQIVLFSTLFSIITVTVVIYFSSILF; translated from the coding sequence ATGTTAATTTTTATTATATTAGATGTGATATTGCCAATATTGATATTGATGATAGTAGGCGCATTCATACAAAGAAAGTTTCAATTTAACCTAAAGCAGCTATCAACACTTCTTACTTTTTGCTTTATGCCAGCGGCTGTATTTGTGAACATACATAATATTAGTATAGAAATAGATTTAGTGCTCCAGATAATATACTACTTAATGCTCTATAGTTTTAGTCTGATGATAGTGAGTCATTTCATTTCAAAAATATTAAAGTTAGAAAAGGGAGAAAGTGCAGCTCTAAAAAATAGTATTTCGTTAATGAATTCCGGTAATTATGGATTACCAGTAAGCCAATTAATTTTCAGTCACAATCCCGTGGGGGTTTCCATTCAGATTTTCATTCTAATTTTCCAGAATCTATTAACTTATTCCTATGGAATTTATAACTTACTATCCGCAACAAAAACAATCAGAGGTATTATTCAATCATTTCTAAGGCTGCCTGTATTCCATGCGCTCCTATTAGGGGTTCTATTTCAATCTTTTACAATTCAAATACCTAACCCTATTTTGATACCTCTTAATCAGCTTGCGAATGGTTTTGTTGCAATAGCACTCCTATTACTAGGAGCACAACTTTCCAGCATTAAGCTTCGTTTTTTCCATCGAGTCATAACATGGTCTTTACTTGGAAGGTTACTAATGGGTCCATTATTAGCATTAATCATGATATACCTATTAAACATTGATGGAATTGTTGCACAATCATTATTTATTGCAAGTTCTTTTCCTACTTCAAGAAATACATCAACTATTGCTATGGAGTATCAAATAGAGCCTGAACTACATGCACAAATCGTTTTATTTTCGACACTTTTTAGCATTATTACAGTAACTGTCGTTATATATTTTTCATCCATTTTGTTTTAA
- a CDS encoding Crp/Fnr family transcriptional regulator translates to MKYIQDETLLKKYLSEYYIGEMFQQNKDVPFTLQQFASKEIILLEGAEMQSLLFLVHGKARITSSIATGKSLLLRFVHPLSIIGDIELIRVEPVQSQVQAVTECLLIGIPFTYIKRYEMENPKLLHTLLEHVSFKLQTCTTASRVNLLASVENKFASYLLSTLSPDKDNQFGIELQTSNIKEIANLLGTTYRHLNRIILSLTQQGIIEKNNNSIRILNWERLEKASNGIRYK, encoded by the coding sequence ATGAAATATATTCAAGATGAAACGTTATTGAAAAAATATTTATCGGAATATTATATAGGAGAAATGTTTCAGCAAAATAAAGATGTCCCATTTACATTACAGCAATTTGCATCGAAAGAGATCATTCTTTTAGAAGGTGCCGAAATGCAATCATTGCTGTTTTTAGTACACGGTAAAGCGAGAATAACATCCAGTATTGCAACTGGAAAATCATTATTGTTACGTTTTGTTCACCCGCTTTCAATTATTGGTGATATTGAATTAATCCGAGTTGAACCTGTTCAATCACAGGTCCAAGCAGTAACTGAGTGTCTATTGATCGGAATTCCATTTACATACATTAAACGATATGAAATGGAGAATCCAAAACTTTTACATACACTTTTAGAACATGTTAGTTTCAAACTTCAAACATGCACAACAGCTTCTCGTGTAAATTTATTAGCATCTGTAGAAAATAAATTTGCGAGTTATCTTCTGTCCACCCTGTCTCCTGATAAGGATAACCAATTCGGAATCGAGTTACAGACTTCAAACATTAAAGAAATCGCAAATTTGCTAGGGACAACCTATCGTCATCTCAACCGGATAATTCTTTCTTTAACGCAACAGGGTATTATTGAAAAAAACAATAATTCGATACGCATTTTAAATTGGGAAAGATTAGAAAAAGCATCGAATGGAATTCGGTATAAATAG